Part of the Bacillus carboniphilus genome is shown below.
TGAAAACCAAGAGTGGGCTACTGATTTAATGAAGTTTATTACAAATGAGGAAAACTCTCTTCATTACTACGAAGTTGCTGGTGAAATGCCTGCAAACGAAAATGCTCTAAACAGCGATGCAGTTACAAGCAACGAATTAGTTGCAGCATTTGCTGAGCAATCTCAATATGGTGAGCCAATGCCATCTGCTCCAGAAATGGCACAAGTTTGGGAGCCAATCGGTAACGCATTATCTTTCATCGCTAAAGGTGAACCAGTTGAAGAGGTTTTACAAGAAGCAGTTGAGCTAATCAAGCAAAATATCGCTGCAGCGCAATAAGAATTAAGTTAGAACTTTTGGTGGATAGAGGCTTACCTTCTATCCACCATCATATTATTTGGGGAGGATTTCCGATGAAACAGAAAAGAAAGGAAAGTCCTGCAGAGTATCCAAAAAGCTTTGGTACTTGGATTAGACAAAGGCATGTTATTGCAGCCATTCTTTCAACTTTATTTGCTGGCCTTGGACAATTGTACAATCGCCGGTATTTAAAAGGGCTATTATTTATCGTTTTAGAACTTTCCTTTATTGTATCTCTTGGAGGATTTCTGAATTATGGTCTATGGGGAATTCGAACTTTAGGAATTGACCCCAAAATCGATCACTCTATTTTCTTGATGATTTATGGTTTAATTTCGATTATTATATTGGCTTTTGCGATTACACTTTACATTTTAAACATTTTAGATGCTAGGAAAAACGCTATTGCAATTGAATTAGGTGAGAAAAATCCGACTATTAGACAGTCGTTAAAAAATACATGGGATTACGGTTTCCCTTATCTGTTTATTACACCAGGTCTAGTTATGCTGACCTTTATTGTTATACTTCCTTTACTATTTACTGTTTCACTAGCCTTTACAGATTACAGTCTGTCAAATTCACCTCCGAAGAACTTATTGAACTGGGTAGGATTTGAAAACTTTACAAAGCTAGTTACAGTCGACATATGGAAAGACACATTTTTTAGTGTATTCGGATGGACCATTACTTGGACAGTAGTAGCAACTACTTTACAGGTGGGACTCGGGTTATTTTTAGCCTTGCTTGTGAACGATGCACGAATCAAATTTAAAAGAACAATCAGAACTGTACTTATTCTTCCGTGGGCAGTACCAGCTTTCGTTACGATTTTAATTTTCTCTGCGTTGTTTAATGGGGAATTTGGGGCCATCAATAATGACATTTTAAAACCTTTATTTGGAGTATCCATACCTTGGATGCAAGATCCTTTTTGGGCCAAAATTGCTCTAATTATGATTCAAACCTGGTTAGGATTCCCGTTTGTTTTCGCATTGTTTACTGGGGTTCTACAGAGTATTTCAAAAGATTGGTACGAAGCTGCGGACGTAGATGGCGCTACACGCTGGCAAAAGTTCCGCCAAATCACATTACCTCACGTGTTATATGCAACGGCTCCACTTTTAATCATGCAGTACGCTGGTAATTTTAATAACTTTAATATTATTTTCTTATTTAACCAAGGTGGACCGGCAGTTAGAGGACAAAATGCTGGTGGTACGGACATCTTAATTTCATGGGTATATGACTTAACCTTTGAATTGAACCAATACTACATGGCTGCTGTCATTTCTCTAATCCTCGGCCTAATCGTCTCTCTCTTTGCATTTTATCAATTTAGACGAACTAGAGCCTTTAAAGAGGAGGGCAATATCTGATGAACAGAAAAACAAGATCCAAATTAGAAGTAACAGCCATTTACTTATTTTTAGCTGCTATGGCGGTTGTTATTGCCTACCCTTTACTTTGGACAATTGGAATGTCATTAAATCCTGGAACTAGTATGTATTCGGCATCTATGATTCCAGAAAAGATTTCACTAGAGCATTATAAGTGGTTATTTACTAGTGAAAGTAGTGACTACTTAACTTGGTATAAAAATAGTATCTTTGTTGCTATTTTTAACTCAGTAGTGTCAGTGGCTTTAACAGCCCTCATTGCTTACGCTTTCTCTAGATATAAGTTCATGGGTAGAAAATATGGTTTATACGCTTTTCTTTTGCTACAGATGTTTCCATCTCTAATGGCGATGGTTGCCCTATACATTTTGATTAACATGATGGGCCTTTATGATAGCCTCTGGGGATTAATCCTTGTGTATATTGGAGGTCAAATTCCGTTTAACGCATGGCTTGTAAAAGGATATTTTGATACCATCCCACGTGAATTAGATGAAGCAGCAAGAATTGATGGAGCTGGTCATTTCGGAGTTTTCTTCCGTATCCTTCTTCCGTTAGCAAAACCAATCTTAGCAGTAGTAGCCTTGTTTAATTTCATGGCACCTTTTGTAGACTTCTTATTACCAAGAATTATCCTAAGAAGCTCTGAAAATTACACTTTAGCATTGGGACTCTTTAATTTCATTAACCAGCAATTTGCCAATAACTTCACACGATTTGCTGCTGGTTCTATCATGATTGCAGTTCCGATTGCTCTTGTATTCCTATTCTTACAACGTTACCTTATTTCAGGACTTACATCTGGTGGTACGAAAGGGTAAAATGGACAACAGATTAAAGTATAGGAGTGACAGTGCATGCTAAAGAAATCAATGGCTCTGTTTCTCATGTTGCTCATTCTTTCGACTACAATCAATGTGAAGCAAACTGAGGCACAAGACCGAACTTGGCAAGATGAAACTATTTATTTTTTAATGGTGGACCGATTTAACAACGGGGACCCATCCAATGACTTAGATAGTGATTTAGAAGATCCTCTCGCTTATCATGGTGGGGACTTTCAAGGGGTTATTGAAAAGTTAGATTACATTAAAGATATGGGATTTACGGCTATCTGGCTAACTCCTGTCTTTGATAATTCAGATAAGGGCTACCATGGCTATTGGATCCAAGACTTCTATAATACAGATGAACACTTTGGAACTATTGAAGAATTTAAGACTCTAGTAGATGAGGCACACAAACGTGATATGAAGATTATATTGGACTTCGTAGTTAATCACGTGTCACCTGAACATCCATGGGTAGAAGACTCAGAAAAACAAGATTGGTTTCACGAGAACAAACCAATCTTAGGTGACAACCAAGAGCAGCTGGAAAATGGGTGGATCTATGGTCTACCTGATCTAGCGCAAGAAAATCCTGAGGTCAAACAATATTTATTGGATGCTGCCAAGTGGTGGATTGAAGAAACTGATGTTGATGGCTATCGATTAGATACAGTCAAACACGTTCCAAAAAGTTTTTGGACCGATTTTGTTACTGAAGTCAAAAGTGTGAAAGAAGATTTTTATTTAATTGGGGAAATCTGGTCAAAAGATCCACAATACATTGCCTCTTATCAAGAGACTGGAATAGACGGTTTTGTGGACTATCCTTTACATGAATATCTAAGGAATGCATTTGATAACTATGACAAATCATTGGAAATGCTTTTCGTTCAATGGAATCGAAATAAGTTAGTTTATGAAAATCCATTATTAAATGGAAATTTTATTGATAATCACGATAATACTCGCTTTACTTACGAAGTTGCCAAAAACAATATTCACCCAGGTACAAGATGGAAGCTAGCCATGACCTATCTATATACAGCACCTGGAATCCCAATCGTTTATTATGGGTCTGAGATTGCCTTAAATGGTGGAAATGATCCTGATAACAGACGAATGATGAGCTTTAGAGCTGATAAAGAGTTAATCGACTACTTTACGAAACTAGGTGAAGTCAGAAATACCCATCCATCACTAAGACGGGGTGATATGGAAGTCTTATATGAAGAAGATGGAATGGCTGTATATAAAAGGACATATGAGGATGAAGTAACAGTCGTTGCGATCAACAATTCCTCAAAAACACAAACAGCAACCATTGATCAAAGTGAGCTAGAAGAAGATCAGGAGCTAAGAGGCGTATTAGAAGGAGATTTAGTTAGAAGTGATGAAGGAAAGTACAACATCACTCTTAATCGTGAAACCTCTGAAGTCTATGTATTAGCTGAAAAGAGTGGATTAAATATCCCTTACTTATCCACGTTAGCTGTGATCTACTTATCATTTATCGGGTTTGTTTTCTACGTTTGGAGAAAAGGAAAACGTAAGAAAGAGTGAGCTTTTTAGGAGGAAAACAACATGTTAGAAGATACAAGCTTCGCTATACATCCTGGTCAGCAAAAACAAAATGGTCAAGACGGTTATAAAGCTATTGGACCAATTGTTTCCTATAAGAAGGAAGGAAACCTTTTCAACGGGACTACGGAAAATGGAGAGCTAGCAATCGCCTTTAAGCGAGAAGACATTGTTCACATTGAAATGAATCCATTTGGAAAAGCTACCTTACCAAAAAGCCCAGCCATCATTGTCTCTGAAAAAGATATCGACTTTAAGATTGACGAATCCAATCATTCAATCACTCTTTCTACTGGGGCATTAACGGTTGTGATTCAAAAGGATCCTCTTCTTATTAACATCTTAGATGGAAAAGGAGAAGTCCTTGTACAAGAGTCCAAAAGTGGTATGGCTTATAAAGAAACAAGAGAAGTCATTTGTTATAAGGAAATGGAAGAGAATGACCACTTCTATGGATTTGGAGAAAAGACAGGCTTCCTAGATAAACGTGGAGAAAAAATGGTGATGTGGAACAGTGACGTGTATGCTCCTCACAATCCAGAAACAGATTCACTGTATGAATCCATCCCATTTTTCACAACGTTAAGAGATGGTAAAGCATTTGGGATTTTCTTTGATAACACCTTCAAAACTACGTTCGACCTTCGTTCTGAAACAGATCGTTATTCGTTTGGTAGTGAAGGGGGAACTATCAATTATTATGTGTTTGCTGGTCCTACGATGAAGAATGTATTGGAACAGTATACGTATGTAACCGGTAGAAGTCCGATTCCACCGAAATGGAGCATTGGCTATCACCAATCCCGTTACAGTTATGAAAGTGAACAAGAAGTAAGAGAGCTTGTTAAACTGTTTAAAGAAAAAAATATACCAATCGATGTGGTTCACTTAGATATTCATTATATGGAAGGGTATCGTGTCTTTACATTCGATAAAAATCGTTTCCCTAATCCAAAACAGCTAATCCAAGATCTTAAAGAACAAGGAATTCATGTAGTACCGATTGTAGACCCAGGAGTGAAGGAAGACTCTGAGTATCCAATCTACCAAGAAGGGGTACGAAACGATCTGTTCTGTAAATATATAGAGGGAAATATTTACTTTGGTGAAGTATGGCCAGGAAATAGTGCATTCCCTGATTTTACAAGCGAAAATGTGCGTAAGTGGTGGGGAGAAAAGCACGAGTTTTATACTGATTTAGGTATTGAGGGTATTTGGAATGATATGAATGAACCTGCCGTTTTCAACGAGACGAAAACAATGGATTTGAAGGTTATTCATGATAATGATGGTAATCCAAAATCTCATCGTGAGCTTCATAATATTTATGGCTTATTGATGGGGAAATCCACTTATGAGGGCATGAAGGACCAATTGAGTGGAAAACGACCATTTTTACTAACACGTGCTGGTTACTCTGGTGTTCAACGTTATGCAGCTGTTTGGACTGGTGATAACCGTAGTTTCTGGGAGCACCTACAAATGGCGATTCCAATGGTTATGAACCTAGGCGTATCAGGTGTACCTTTTGCCGGACCAGATGTGGGTGGATTTGCTCATGATTCGAATGGTGAATTATTAGCTCGTTGGACACAAGTAGGTGCATTAACCCCATTCTTTAGAAACCACAGTGCCCTAGGTTTTGTTAGACAAGAGCCTTGGTCATTTGGTGAAAAATATGAAGAAGTGGTGCGTAAGTATATCCAGCTTCGTTACCAATGGCTACCGCAGCTTTACACCTTATTTAAAGAAGCGAGTCAATCCGGTCTGCCAGTGATGAGACCACTTGTTATGGAATATCCAAATGATGAGAATACAGTTAATTTGTATGATCAATTTATGATCGGAGATAACGTTATTGTTGCCCCTATCGTAAAACCAACCGATGAATACAGAGTGGTGTATCTCCCTGAGGGAACATGGTATGACTTTTGGACAGGTGAAGTTTTAGAAGGTGGCAAACGCCATTTAATTCATGCACCACTTGATAAACTTCCGATTTATGTATTAGCAGGGACAGCCATTGCACAAGGTAACGTTAGAATGTCTACTGAAGAAAAAGAGGCAACGAGAACGGTTCATTTATATTACTCCAATAATAGTGAGTATACCTTTACTATGTATGAGGATGATGGATCAACGTTCGCTTTTGAAAACGGAGAATATTTAGATATGGCGTTTACCATCACCCAAAAAGATGGCTCGATTCAAATGACTAGTGAACGGTCTGGTTCATTCAAGCCTGAATGGGAATCTTTCCATTTAGTCTTACACGGTGCCCAGGAACATGTGAAAATTGAATTCGATGGAGTTTTATTAGAGGAGCAAGAAAAGGGAAAGTATTCTTTGAAAATGTAGGCAATCGGAAGGGGTGATGTTAATGACTGTAACAATTAAGGACGTGGCTAAGCTTGCTGGGGTATCTCCTTCAACGGTATCTCGGGTAATCGCTGACAGTTCGAGAATTAGTGAAAAGACCAAGATCAAGGTTAGAGAAGCTATGCAGCAGCTTGGCTATCACCCCAATATGATTGCAAGAAGCTTGGCAAGTCAATCAACTCAAACTATTGGTCTCGTCGCTCCAAGTTCAACAGACTTAGTATTCCAAAATCCCTTTTTTCCAACCGTTCTACGAGGAATAAGTGAAGGGGCTCATACTAAGCAATACAGCATTCACATGACAACAGGTAAAACAGAAAAAGAAATTTACGATGATGTCGTTAAAATGGTACAAGGTAGGAGAGTGGATGGGGTCATTCTTCTTTATTCAAAAGTCGAAGACCGAGTCTTGTCCTATTTGAGAGAAAGAAATTTTCCTTTCGTTGTGATTGGAAAGCCGTTTAAACATGTAGAAGAAATCACTCATATTGATAATGACAATTTCCGGGCCGCTAAAGATGTAACAGAACATTTATTAAGACTTGGGCACGAACGAGTGGCCTTTGTCGGGGGAAACCTGAATTTTGTAGTGACAGTAGACCGTGTACTGGGCTATGAGAAAGCCTTAAGAAATGCAGGAATATCTTTAAGGAACGAATATGTTATTCATGAGGAATTCTTGCGTGAGGGTGGACAGGAAGCGGTAAATGCTCTCCTTTCCCTAGAAGATCCACCAACTGCCCTTGTAGTTTCAGATGACTTAATGGCCCTTGGTGTATTAAACAGTTTAAATGAACTGGGAATTCAGGTACCTAAAGATATATCAGTTGTTAGCTTCAACAATGTGATGTTAGCCGAAATGTCACGTCCTCCACTTACATCCGTGGACATAAACATTTTTGATTTAGGATTTGAAGCGGCCCGAAACTTAATGCAAATGATTGAAAACCCCAAAGAGCCAGTTAAACGGGTGATTATCCCATATAACCTTGTAAAACGAAGCTCTTGCGGACCTGTTGAATCAGCAATTGTTGAGTCGACTTAATAAAAGAAACCCGAGCATACTTAGATGCTCGGGTTTTTCCTTTGCCATCGTATGATTAACAATTCCCGCCATACTTTAGTGATTAAAGATGGTCCGTCTTTTTAGAGTA
Proteins encoded:
- a CDS encoding glycoside hydrolase family 31 protein, with the protein product MLEDTSFAIHPGQQKQNGQDGYKAIGPIVSYKKEGNLFNGTTENGELAIAFKREDIVHIEMNPFGKATLPKSPAIIVSEKDIDFKIDESNHSITLSTGALTVVIQKDPLLINILDGKGEVLVQESKSGMAYKETREVICYKEMEENDHFYGFGEKTGFLDKRGEKMVMWNSDVYAPHNPETDSLYESIPFFTTLRDGKAFGIFFDNTFKTTFDLRSETDRYSFGSEGGTINYYVFAGPTMKNVLEQYTYVTGRSPIPPKWSIGYHQSRYSYESEQEVRELVKLFKEKNIPIDVVHLDIHYMEGYRVFTFDKNRFPNPKQLIQDLKEQGIHVVPIVDPGVKEDSEYPIYQEGVRNDLFCKYIEGNIYFGEVWPGNSAFPDFTSENVRKWWGEKHEFYTDLGIEGIWNDMNEPAVFNETKTMDLKVIHDNDGNPKSHRELHNIYGLLMGKSTYEGMKDQLSGKRPFLLTRAGYSGVQRYAAVWTGDNRSFWEHLQMAIPMVMNLGVSGVPFAGPDVGGFAHDSNGELLARWTQVGALTPFFRNHSALGFVRQEPWSFGEKYEEVVRKYIQLRYQWLPQLYTLFKEASQSGLPVMRPLVMEYPNDENTVNLYDQFMIGDNVIVAPIVKPTDEYRVVYLPEGTWYDFWTGEVLEGGKRHLIHAPLDKLPIYVLAGTAIAQGNVRMSTEEKEATRTVHLYYSNNSEYTFTMYEDDGSTFAFENGEYLDMAFTITQKDGSIQMTSERSGSFKPEWESFHLVLHGAQEHVKIEFDGVLLEEQEKGKYSLKM
- a CDS encoding sugar ABC transporter permease → MNRKTRSKLEVTAIYLFLAAMAVVIAYPLLWTIGMSLNPGTSMYSASMIPEKISLEHYKWLFTSESSDYLTWYKNSIFVAIFNSVVSVALTALIAYAFSRYKFMGRKYGLYAFLLLQMFPSLMAMVALYILINMMGLYDSLWGLILVYIGGQIPFNAWLVKGYFDTIPRELDEAARIDGAGHFGVFFRILLPLAKPILAVVALFNFMAPFVDFLLPRIILRSSENYTLALGLFNFINQQFANNFTRFAAGSIMIAVPIALVFLFLQRYLISGLTSGGTKG
- a CDS encoding LacI family DNA-binding transcriptional regulator translates to MTVTIKDVAKLAGVSPSTVSRVIADSSRISEKTKIKVREAMQQLGYHPNMIARSLASQSTQTIGLVAPSSTDLVFQNPFFPTVLRGISEGAHTKQYSIHMTTGKTEKEIYDDVVKMVQGRRVDGVILLYSKVEDRVLSYLRERNFPFVVIGKPFKHVEEITHIDNDNFRAAKDVTEHLLRLGHERVAFVGGNLNFVVTVDRVLGYEKALRNAGISLRNEYVIHEEFLREGGQEAVNALLSLEDPPTALVVSDDLMALGVLNSLNELGIQVPKDISVVSFNNVMLAEMSRPPLTSVDINIFDLGFEAARNLMQMIENPKEPVKRVIIPYNLVKRSSCGPVESAIVEST
- a CDS encoding sugar ABC transporter permease, with translation MKQKRKESPAEYPKSFGTWIRQRHVIAAILSTLFAGLGQLYNRRYLKGLLFIVLELSFIVSLGGFLNYGLWGIRTLGIDPKIDHSIFLMIYGLISIIILAFAITLYILNILDARKNAIAIELGEKNPTIRQSLKNTWDYGFPYLFITPGLVMLTFIVILPLLFTVSLAFTDYSLSNSPPKNLLNWVGFENFTKLVTVDIWKDTFFSVFGWTITWTVVATTLQVGLGLFLALLVNDARIKFKRTIRTVLILPWAVPAFVTILIFSALFNGEFGAINNDILKPLFGVSIPWMQDPFWAKIALIMIQTWLGFPFVFALFTGVLQSISKDWYEAADVDGATRWQKFRQITLPHVLYATAPLLIMQYAGNFNNFNIIFLFNQGGPAVRGQNAGGTDILISWVYDLTFELNQYYMAAVISLILGLIVSLFAFYQFRRTRAFKEEGNI
- a CDS encoding alpha-amylase family glycosyl hydrolase, yielding MLKKSMALFLMLLILSTTINVKQTEAQDRTWQDETIYFLMVDRFNNGDPSNDLDSDLEDPLAYHGGDFQGVIEKLDYIKDMGFTAIWLTPVFDNSDKGYHGYWIQDFYNTDEHFGTIEEFKTLVDEAHKRDMKIILDFVVNHVSPEHPWVEDSEKQDWFHENKPILGDNQEQLENGWIYGLPDLAQENPEVKQYLLDAAKWWIEETDVDGYRLDTVKHVPKSFWTDFVTEVKSVKEDFYLIGEIWSKDPQYIASYQETGIDGFVDYPLHEYLRNAFDNYDKSLEMLFVQWNRNKLVYENPLLNGNFIDNHDNTRFTYEVAKNNIHPGTRWKLAMTYLYTAPGIPIVYYGSEIALNGGNDPDNRRMMSFRADKELIDYFTKLGEVRNTHPSLRRGDMEVLYEEDGMAVYKRTYEDEVTVVAINNSSKTQTATIDQSELEEDQELRGVLEGDLVRSDEGKYNITLNRETSEVYVLAEKSGLNIPYLSTLAVIYLSFIGFVFYVWRKGKRKKE